Within the Amycolatopsis solani genome, the region GCCAGCAAGCTCGGCGCCGACGTCGTCCTGCTGAACACCGGCCTGTCCGCGGCTTCGGTCAAGGACGTGCTCGCCGAACACAAGCCGTCCGCCGTGCTCGCCGACGACGAATTCGCGCAGACCATCGCGAACGTCCCCGGCGACTTCGCGCGGATCAGCACGTGGCCGGACGCCGACGCCGGCTACCCGACCGTCGACGAGCTGATCCACGCCGCGCCCGCCGATCCGCCGAAGCCGGTCGAGCGGCCGGGCAGGCTGGTCGTGCTCACCTCCGGCACCACCGGGACGCCGAAGGGCGCCCGCCGTCCCACCCCGAAGGGGCTCGGCTCCGCCGCGGCGATCCTCGACCGCATCCCGCTGCGCGCCGGCGACCGGATCCTCGTCGCGGCGCCGCTGTTCCACAGCTGGGGCCTTGCCGCGATGCAGATCGGCATGGCGCTGCGGGCGTCGCTGGCGCTGATCCGCAAGTTCGACGCCGAAGAGACGCTGCGGACGATCGCCGAGCAGAAGTGCGACGCGCTGTTCGTCGTGCCGATCATGCTGCAGCGGATCATGGACCTGCCCGAACGGGTCCGCGCGCGCTACGACCTGTCGTCGCTGCGGATCGTGGCGAGCAGCGGTTCGGCGATGTCCGGCGCGTTCGTGACGTCGTTCATGGACACCTTCGGCGACGTCCTCTACAACTTCTACGGCTCGACCGAGGTGTCCTGGGCGAGCATCGCCGACCCCGCCGACCTGCGCGCGGCCCCGACCACGGCCGGCCGCTGCCTGCTCGGCACCCGCCTGGCCATCCTGGACGAGGACCGCAAGCCGGTGCCGCCGGGCGGCGAGGGCCAGATCTTCGTCGGCAACGACATGCTCTTCGACGGCTACACCAACGGCACCGACCCGGCCCGCGCGGCGGACCTGATGGCCACCGGCGACGTCGGCTTCCTCGACGCGGCGGGCCGGCTGTTCGTCACCGGCCGGGCCGACGAGATGATCGTTTCCGGCGGCGAGAACGTCTTCCCGCGCCCGGTCGAGGAAGCCCTGGTCGCGCTGCCCGGCGTGCACGACGCGGCGGTGGTCGGCGTGGCGGACGCGGAGTGGGGCCAGCGCCTGGCGGCGTACGTCGTGCCCCGGCGCGGTGCTTCGCTGCACGCCGAGGACATCCGCGCATACATCCACCAGCGGCTGGCCCGGTTCGCCGTGCCGCGGGACGTCTACTTCGTCCCGGACCTCCCCCGCAACGCGACGGGCAAGATCCTCAAGCGCCTCCTGCACGACGACACCTGGCCGGCGACCTCCGAGTACTGATGCCCGAGCACACCCCCGACGGCCGGTACATCGTCGTGAACGGCCGCCGCTGGCGCGCGACGGACCCGGAGATCCCGGCCGACGTCCGCGACCGGCTGCAGAAGCACCTGATGGCGGCCCGGCGCGTGCAGGACCGCGAACGCACCCAGCTCGCGAAGGTCGCGCTGGGCGAGCGCGGCGAACCGTGGTGGGAGCAGACTTCCGCGCAACGGCGGGAGCGCTGGGAACAGGGACTGGCGGCGCTGGATCAGCCGACCGGCTGACGCAGCACGGTCTTGAGCTTCTCAGGCACCGTCCGGCGTGGGTCGCCGAGGTAGACCTCGTGGTGCAGCCCGGTCGGCGCCAATCCGTGCCGCTCGAGGAATTCGCCGTGCAAGCGGGCCAGCAACGGGCCTTCGTCGTCGTACGAGCCGACGTGCAGGGCCTGCGCGCAGCGACCCTCGTGCAGCTTCTCCAGCCGGACCGGCGCGTCGATCTTCTTCTTGCGCCGCACCGCTTCCCGGGCTTCCTCGACGGCGTCCTCGCCGATCCACGGCGGTTGCGCGATGAGCATCGTCCACTGCCAGGTGTCCTTGGCCCGCACGGTGAAGGCGGCGTAGTCGTCGGCCCACCACAGGCCTTCCAGCGGGCCGACGACGAAGTCCTCGCCGGTGCGCTTGGCCGTCATCTTGATCGTGTACGCGAAGGCGTAGAGCGCTTCGACGGCCTTTCGGTACGCCTCGGCCGTGTTCGGGTTGCCGCGGCCGTCGATCGCGAGGAACTGCTGCTCGGGCACGTCGAGCAGGGCCCAGTCGGTGTTCTTGGGCGCGTAGAGCTGGTTCAGCTCTTTCTTGAGGTCGTACGGCATCAGGACATCCCCTCCAGCCACGCGGCTTCGGCTTCGAGCTGCGCGATCGAATAGTCGAAGATCGCGCGGACGAACGGCGGCACGTCCGGCTGGGCCGCGGCGGCGCGCCGGACTTCGGCCAGCTTCTCCGCGACCGCCTCGGCTCGCCGGGCCAGCGCCGCGGCGACCCGGTCCGGCGCCACCACCGGGCTGTTCGCCAGTCCGACGAGCAGCGGCGGGTGCACCGGGCGCAGTTCGGCGATGGCGGCTTCCGCGGCGGCCGCGCACGCCCGCCGTCCCGCTTCCGTCGCCGTGTACGTCTTCTTCGCCTTGGCGTGCGCGCGTTCCTGCTCGACTTCGGCGACCAGGCCGCGGTCGCGGAGTTTGCCGAGCACGTAGTAGATCGAGCTGAACCCGAGCGCCGTCCACTCGCGCATGCCGCGTTCGGAGACGACTTCGTCGAGCTCGTAGCCGTGCCTCGGCCGCTCGACCACCAGGCCGAGCACCGTCAGTTCCGCGTCGGTGAGCACCGGCCTATTCTAGTACTGTAATACACCCACTCGTCAACGGTTCCGGAAATTGTCGGTGGGGGCTGGCATGCTTCAGCGAGTACCGGAAAGCGAGGGAGCACAGTGGGGGGACAGGTGGTGACGGCGGTGCCGTGGACCGCGGAGCGCGTGGCCGGGCTGGCGCCGGATCCCGCGTCGGAGAAGGCGGGCCGGGCGCTCGCCGCGCCGGCGAAGTGGTCCGGCGCGGGCGCGTCCGAAGACGCCGTGTGGGGCTTCTGCCAGGGCAGTGGCAAGAAGCCGTACCAGACGTGCGTCGAGCTCGCCGAGCCCGCGTTCCGGTGTTCCTGTCCCAGCCGGAAGTTCCCGTGCAAGCACGCACTGGGGCTGCTGATGCTGTGGGCGGCCGGGAAGATCGACGCGGGACCGGCGCCGGAGTGGGTGCACACGTGGCTCGCCGAGCGAGCCGATCGCGCCCGGCGGGCGGAAAAACGCGCGGAAGCGACCGGCCCGAAGGACGAAGAAGCGGCCGCCCGCCGTGCGGGCGAACGCGCGGCGCGCGTCGAAGGCGGCGTCGCCGAGCTGAAGGTCTGGCTGACCGACCGGATCGGCGCCGGCTTCGCGGGCTTCGACCGCAACGGCGGCGAAGAACTGCGCACGGTCGCGGCCCGGATGGTCGACGCACAGGCGTCCGGCCTCGCGGGCGGCTTGAGGCGGGCGGCCGGGACCGTCGGCCGCCGCGACTGGCCGGAAGCGTTGCTCTCGGAGCTTTCGCTGCTGTACCTGCTGGCGGACGCGGCAGGCCGGCTGGACGAGCTGCCGCCGCCGCTGGCGGAGACGGTCCGGACCAGGCTCGGCTTCTCGGTGGAGACGGCCCGCGTCATGGAGACCGGCGAGCGCGTCTCGGACGACTGGCTGATCACCGGCGCGGCCGACGAGGAGAACGACCGGCTGCTGACTCGCCGGACGTGGCTGCGCGGCCGCGGCACGGGCCGTGACGCGCTGGTGTTGTCGTTCGCCCCGCCGGGCCGCCCCCTGGACGCGTCCCTGCCACCCGGGCACCTGCTCACGGCGGAACTGGCGTTCTACCCGGGCGCGGCCCCGTTGCGGGCACTGGTGGTGGAGCGCGGCATCCCGCTCGCGGCCCCGTCCGCCGAGGGCGGCTCCATCCCGGAGGCGCTGGCGGCGTACGCGGAGGCCATGGCCGCCGACCCGTGGCTGGAACGCTGGCCGATCCTGCTCTCGGCAGTCACCCCAGCCGAACACGCGGGCGGCTGGTGTCTGTCCGAAAAGGACGGAACAGCACTACCGCTGGTGCCGTACGCGTTCCCGTGGCCCCTGCTGGCGATGTCGGCGGGCCGCCCCCTGACGGTGGCGGGCGAGTGGAGCCCAGCCGGCTTCCGCCCCTTGACGTGCTGGCACGAAAACCGGGCGGTGCGCCTGTGAACCTTGCCCTGAAAGAACTTCGAGCACCGGAGGTGCACCCGTGAAGGCCTGGGAAGACCTCGTCGGCACCGCCCTCCTCGGCACCCGCCGCCGCACCCTCGACCTCGCCCACCTCCCGCCCGCCGTCCGGCCGCTCGCCGAAGACCGCGCCGACCCCGCCGAGCAGCTCCTCGCCGCCGCGGCGGTGCTCACCACCTTCCGGCGGGCCGGGCGGCAGGCGCTGCACGACGTGCGGCCACTGCCCGTTGCCACAGAGGACGAGCGCGCCTTCGTACCGCCGCTCGCCCGGGAACGGCTAGCCCGGCTGCTCGCCGCCAGTCATCCCGATCTGCTGCTCGAGTGGCTCGGCATCGTCGCCGGCACCCGCTACCGCGTCCCGCCCGAGACCCTTCCCCTACTCGCCGAAGCCGCGCGGACGAAAGCCGCCCTGCGCGGGCCGCTCGTCGCGGTCGCCGGGCCCGTCGGGGCCTGGCTCGGGCAGCGGAACCCGGACTGGTCCTTCCTCGGCGCCCCCGCGGAATCCGGTGGTTCGCCGGACATCTGGCAGTACGGCAGCCTCGCCCAGCGGCGCCGCTGGCTGGCCGCCAAGCTGGCCGAAGCACCCGATGAAGCCCGCGAAGCCCTCACGACGTCCTGGAAGTCCGAACCGGCCGACGTCCGCTCGGACTTCCTCAGCGTGCTCGCCCCGCACGTGCGGCCCGAGGACGAGGCCTTCCTCGAAGCCGCGCTGACCGACCGGGCGGCCGCCGTCCGGGAACGGGCCGCCGAGCTGCTCGGGCGGCTGCCCGGCACCCGGTACGGCGAAAGCATGGCCGAACGGCTGCGCCCGCTGGTCCGCAGCCGCAACCGGGTCCTGGAAATCGTGCTGCCGCAAGGCGAACGCGGTGACGGCACCGTCCGGCTGCGCACCCTCGTCGCGGCCGCTCCCCTGGCCTTCTGGACCGAGTTCGGGCCGCCCGCCGAGGTGGTGCGGATGACCGTCGAGGGGTGCCCGGCCGCCGTGCTGCGCGACTCCTGGGCCACCGCCGCTGTCCGCCAAGGCGACGAGACCTGGGCGAAGGCGCTGATCGGCGCCGATCCCGGCGGGCGCACCACCCCGCCGCTGCTCGGCGTGCTGAGCCCGGCGAGCCAGGCCGCCACGATCGGGCACCTGGTGAGCCGGCTGCCCGTCGAATCGTTCGCGCGGCTGGTGCACGAACTGCCCCGGCCGTGGACCAAGGAGCTCGGCACGGCCCTGCTCGACTGGATCGCCCGCCAGGACGACCACCGCCTGGTTTCGCACGCCGCCGTCGTGATCGCCCGCGCGGTCCCGCCGCAGTGCCTGCGCCACCCGCTGGCCACCACCCGCCTGACCATGGACGCCGGGCCGTGGCGCCGGGCGCTCACCGAAACGCTGAACTTCCGCCGCGAAATGTACGAGGAGCTCGCATGACCGCCCCCGCCACCGTCCTCCGGCCGCACGCCGAACAGGACCACGCCGCCGAGCTGGCCGCGCTGGCCGCCGCCGACGACCGGGCGAAGCCGCCGAACTGGCACCTGTCCCCCTGGGCCGTCGTCGAATACCTGCTCGGCGGCACCCTGCCGGACGGCACCGTGCTCACGCCGAAGTACGTCGGCCCCCGCCGGCTGATCGAGGTCGCCGTCGCCACGCTGGCCACCGACCGCGCGCTGCTGCTGCTCGGCGTGCCGGGCACGGCGAAGACGTGGGTGTCCGAGCACCTCTCGGCCGCGATCAGCGGCGACTCGACGCTGCTGGTGCAGGGCACCGCGGGCACGTCCGAGGAGTCGATCCGCTACGGCTGGAACTACGCCCGCCTGATCGCCGAGGGCCCGAGCCCCGCCGCGCTCGTCGAGAGCCCGCTGCTGCACGCGATGCGCGACGGGAAGCTGGCCCGGCTGGAGGAGCTGACCCGCATCCCGGCCGACGTCCAGGACTCGCTGATCACGATCCTGTCCGAGAAGACACTGCCGATCCCGGAGCTGGGCACCGAGGTGCAGGCGCGGCCGGGCTTCAACCTGATCGCGACGGCCAACAACCGCGACAAGGGCGTCAACGAGCTGTCGAGCGCGCTGCGGCGGCGGTTCAACACGGTCGTGCTGCCGCTGCCGGACAGCGCCGACGCGGAGGTCGAGATCGTCAGCAGGCGGGTCGCCGAGCTGGGCAAGTCGCTGCAGCTGCCCACCGAGGCCGCCGAGCTCGCCGAGATCCGCCGGGTGGTCACGGTGTTCCGCGAGCTGCGCTCGGGCCGCACCGAAGACGGCCGCACGGCGGTGAAGTCGCCGTCCGGCACGCTCTCCACCGCGGAGGCGATCAGCGTGCTCACCGGCGGGCTCGCACTGGCGGCG harbors:
- a CDS encoding AMP-binding protein; the protein is MRDDVVEASAVVGHTPDVVWQIVGSPEWYARFVPEISWCEVQEPASRGRGPKGMIRIVPARGPMLEAQVQAVVYRPGEHVVWCGVPDEGTWVSLELRPLAGGKTELFVRMMLPPAYLDLVSSIKKDVRVLARRLDLHLAGEYDTEADRDGNKATKLRTTSVLLRAGVLSPARPDKLARQLNSLAQWGATVAGGYQAAAGRVPDQPALHDERNTRTFRQVQERSNRLANALSELGVAERDRIALMCRNHSAMVESFVAASKLGADVVLLNTGLSAASVKDVLAEHKPSAVLADDEFAQTIANVPGDFARISTWPDADAGYPTVDELIHAAPADPPKPVERPGRLVVLTSGTTGTPKGARRPTPKGLGSAAAILDRIPLRAGDRILVAAPLFHSWGLAAMQIGMALRASLALIRKFDAEETLRTIAEQKCDALFVVPIMLQRIMDLPERVRARYDLSSLRIVASSGSAMSGAFVTSFMDTFGDVLYNFYGSTEVSWASIADPADLRAAPTTAGRCLLGTRLAILDEDRKPVPPGGEGQIFVGNDMLFDGYTNGTDPARAADLMATGDVGFLDAAGRLFVTGRADEMIVSGGENVFPRPVEEALVALPGVHDAAVVGVADAEWGQRLAAYVVPRRGASLHAEDIRAYIHQRLARFAVPRDVYFVPDLPRNATGKILKRLLHDDTWPATSEY
- a CDS encoding GyrI-like domain-containing protein, whose amino-acid sequence is MPYDLKKELNQLYAPKNTDWALLDVPEQQFLAIDGRGNPNTAEAYRKAVEALYAFAYTIKMTAKRTGEDFVVGPLEGLWWADDYAAFTVRAKDTWQWTMLIAQPPWIGEDAVEEAREAVRRKKKIDAPVRLEKLHEGRCAQALHVGSYDDEGPLLARLHGEFLERHGLAPTGLHHEVYLGDPRRTVPEKLKTVLRQPVG
- a CDS encoding ATP-binding protein — protein: MTAPATVLRPHAEQDHAAELAALAAADDRAKPPNWHLSPWAVVEYLLGGTLPDGTVLTPKYVGPRRLIEVAVATLATDRALLLLGVPGTAKTWVSEHLSAAISGDSTLLVQGTAGTSEESIRYGWNYARLIAEGPSPAALVESPLLHAMRDGKLARLEELTRIPADVQDSLITILSEKTLPIPELGTEVQARPGFNLIATANNRDKGVNELSSALRRRFNTVVLPLPDSADAEVEIVSRRVAELGKSLQLPTEAAELAEIRRVVTVFRELRSGRTEDGRTAVKSPSGTLSTAEAISVLTGGLALAAHFGDGVLRPHDVAAGIHGAVVKDPVADRAIWIEYLETVVRERDGWADFYRAGQEIS
- a CDS encoding DUF5691 domain-containing protein, whose translation is MKAWEDLVGTALLGTRRRTLDLAHLPPAVRPLAEDRADPAEQLLAAAAVLTTFRRAGRQALHDVRPLPVATEDERAFVPPLARERLARLLAASHPDLLLEWLGIVAGTRYRVPPETLPLLAEAARTKAALRGPLVAVAGPVGAWLGQRNPDWSFLGAPAESGGSPDIWQYGSLAQRRRWLAAKLAEAPDEAREALTTSWKSEPADVRSDFLSVLAPHVRPEDEAFLEAALTDRAAAVRERAAELLGRLPGTRYGESMAERLRPLVRSRNRVLEIVLPQGERGDGTVRLRTLVAAAPLAFWTEFGPPAEVVRMTVEGCPAAVLRDSWATAAVRQGDETWAKALIGADPGGRTTPPLLGVLSPASQAATIGHLVSRLPVESFARLVHELPRPWTKELGTALLDWIARQDDHRLVSHAAVVIARAVPPQCLRHPLATTRLTMDAGPWRRALTETLNFRREMYEELA
- a CDS encoding SWIM zinc finger family protein; this encodes MGGQVVTAVPWTAERVAGLAPDPASEKAGRALAAPAKWSGAGASEDAVWGFCQGSGKKPYQTCVELAEPAFRCSCPSRKFPCKHALGLLMLWAAGKIDAGPAPEWVHTWLAERADRARRAEKRAEATGPKDEEAAARRAGERAARVEGGVAELKVWLTDRIGAGFAGFDRNGGEELRTVAARMVDAQASGLAGGLRRAAGTVGRRDWPEALLSELSLLYLLADAAGRLDELPPPLAETVRTRLGFSVETARVMETGERVSDDWLITGAADEENDRLLTRRTWLRGRGTGRDALVLSFAPPGRPLDASLPPGHLLTAELAFYPGAAPLRALVVERGIPLAAPSAEGGSIPEALAAYAEAMAADPWLERWPILLSAVTPAEHAGGWCLSEKDGTALPLVPYAFPWPLLAMSAGRPLTVAGEWSPAGFRPLTCWHENRAVRL
- a CDS encoding PadR family transcriptional regulator codes for the protein MLTDAELTVLGLVVERPRHGYELDEVVSERGMREWTALGFSSIYYVLGKLRDRGLVAEVEQERAHAKAKKTYTATEAGRRACAAAAEAAIAELRPVHPPLLVGLANSPVVAPDRVAAALARRAEAVAEKLAEVRRAAAAQPDVPPFVRAIFDYSIAQLEAEAAWLEGMS